In Ciconia boyciana chromosome 1, ASM3463844v1, whole genome shotgun sequence, the genomic stretch TTATCTTCCTCCACCAGAAAGACATGAGAAGCACATCTCTCTTGTAGAGAGCAAGACATGACTGTGCCACCACACGCTTCCCCACCTTCTTGGGGTCAGACTAGAGGTTATCACTTCTCAGTTCCAGGGTTTTACCAAATGGCTGATAGTCCAGCAGCCACCTAATCTAGTTCATCAATGACTGCAGTTGCTCAAATCCTGCTTGTGTGCCATCTTAAAATGCAGTAGGTACATTTGGATAATCTTGGACTACTTCCTAAAAGGAAGATTTGGGACTCCGGTGGTGGAGGGAGTGTTGGGGACACAGTGAGTGAGTGCATGCTAACGAACATAGCTATAGCTTGTGCATTGGACCAGTTACTACTGTACAGTGATGTATTTGCCAGGACAAAGAAATATCTTGTGCATCTACCAGGGCATGAAAGTCAGTTCAATGCAGCTGACTGGGGCAAGTGCTGTTCTAATGCACTGCTGTAAGAAAATGTAGCACTACCCTCTAGggaaatcttcagaaaaaaaaccctcaggcCCCAAGTATAgtcaaaggagaggaaagatgggATGACAGGTTCCAGGGAGAGACATCAAAGTTAGTTTCATCTCCAGTTTATCAAAGACACGAGATGTAGAACATAGACATATGCAAAAACTCTAATGACATTCTCATCTAGCAATTCAGAGGTTAAACTACATCATCCCACCACAAATCATTCTGCAagcctgctttcttccttaaagGTTGAAGTACTCTGTGTCTCCTGCTTCACCAGTCTTCCCTCAGATTATTACTCTTCGTACTTCCAACTTCCCATCTCTCTAGAGCAGGATGTAAAGGGGGTTAGCTGTTCCGATCTGAACCATCTCAGTGCCCTGTGTGTGGATCTGCAGATTAATCAAATGTGTTGAagcaaaaaaagctgttaaGTGGAGGGccatagctttaaaaaaagctgttaattCATGTGCAGGCCCATTGCTCAGTCTTTCTACAGTGGTGATCAGAAGTCCTGCGTTATACTGTGCTGCTAATGTCCTTCTCTGTTGAAGTCTTGCTTCTGTCAAGGGAGTAAGGGATTGAACGCGTTGGTTCCTCAGTAAAGGTACCTTCCAAGATTCCTTGCAGTGATTGCTGTGCCTTTGTCCTGAAGTCCCGTCCCACAAAAACATAGAGCAGGGGGTTGATGCAGCTGTTGGCATACGCAAGTGCTGTAGAGAGGTGATCCCAGAGGATCAAGGACTCCCTCAGTCCTGTTCCGAGAGTAGGTACGAGGCCCAGAATCCCAACTACGTGGTATGGAGCCCAGCAGATGAAGAATGCAGCTACCACGAGCACAATTGTTCGCAGCATCTTGCTGCGTGGCTTGTGAAACTGATTTGCACGTGTTCTGAAAGCAATAAGGGCATAGCAAACTGCCATTATGCCAAAGGGGAGTACAAAGCCAAAGACAGCCCTAGTGATGTTTATTACCACTAAGGCAAGGGGTACAGAATAATCACTTTCATAGAAATTTCCCCATGAGTCATTACCACTGTATGCTAAAGGTGAGTATTTTTCCAATAACTCATTTACAGAATCATCCATATAATCTAGCACTTCATCATCTCCAAAATTGTACCCACACTCAGTTTTGCCATCATAAGTGCTAGTCTCACGGTAGTAAAAGACAGGACAGCAAAAAATGAAGGCCAGGATCCAAATGCCACTGCATATTAGTGATATAAATTTCACTGTTCGATGATTTTGACACCAGACAGGTTTCATCACAAGGAGGCACCGGTCAATGCTGATGGCCACAAGTAGGAAGATGCTAGCAAACATGGTGAAGATTATGACTGATGGAATGACTTTGCAGAGGAACCAACCATACGGCCAGTGTTCGTAGAGGGCCAGGTGAACAATGGAAAATGGCAAGGACAAGCAGCACATGAAGTCAGACGCAGCAAGGTTTAGGAACCAGACAATGTTCACagaccttttcattttcagacctgCTACCCAGATCACCAATCCATTGCCTGGGATACCTATGATGAAAACGGTGATGAAGATAGCAATGGAGACAATGGATTCTGATGCATAATATACAGCAGCCTGTTCACGTGAACTGCTATTACCCAGGAGTTGAGGCATTCTGTAGctataaaacagaaagcaaattagtaagcaatttaCACTCTCCTCCCCAAATTCTTCTCTTTATCTGTGCTAAAGCATCTCTGAGTCAGGTGGCAGTGCAGAGTTGTCAGGGTACAAAGGCATCGGTCTATACAAGTTTGTGCTAAAGGTTTACTAATCTGACCATTATACACCTTCATCATTCTCATGGTGGCTAAGCTACATAAGCCCCACTATTCAAACAGCGGGCTTGTATACACTTAAGTTCTCCTATCTCTGTCATTCCCTTTGATTTCAGTCTGGTTCTTTTTAGTCTCCACTCTAAAGTGGAGCTCTCTATTCACATGCCCACACTATCACCTGGTGTCTTCCTGATCGACTTCCAGCTTTGTATACACTTCTTCAGAAAGTAAGTCAGCATTTtagttcctttttcctttaa encodes the following:
- the C3AR1 gene encoding C3a anaphylatoxin chemotactic receptor, yielding MPQLLGNSSSREQAAVYYASESIVSIAIFITVFIIGIPGNGLVIWVAGLKMKRSVNIVWFLNLAASDFMCCLSLPFSIVHLALYEHWPYGWFLCKVIPSVIIFTMFASIFLLVAISIDRCLLVMKPVWCQNHRTVKFISLICSGIWILAFIFCCPVFYYRETSTYDGKTECGYNFGDDEVLDYMDDSVNELLEKYSPLAYSGNDSWGNFYESDYSVPLALVVINITRAVFGFVLPFGIMAVCYALIAFRTRANQFHKPRSKMLRTIVLVVAAFFICWAPYHVVGILGLVPTLGTGLRESLILWDHLSTALAYANSCINPLLYVFVGRDFRTKAQQSLQGILEGTFTEEPTRSIPYSLDRSKTSTEKDISSTV